Proteins from one Burkholderia oklahomensis C6786 genomic window:
- a CDS encoding cytochrome b, whose amino-acid sequence MASFSSSTSPAAYTRTAIALHWLIALLIVCGFALGWVMTSIPGFTPTKLKYYSWHKWIGVTVFAFAVVRVLWRATHVPPPMPAGMPVWQRAGAHAVHALLYVLMFAIPVTGYLYSSAANIPVVYLGLVPLPRLIDPDPALKAVLKTAHVALNYGLLALVAAHVAAAVKHQWLDRDGVLTRMLPFLK is encoded by the coding sequence ATGGCATCGTTTTCGTCTTCGACGTCACCCGCAGCTTACACGCGCACCGCGATCGCGCTCCACTGGCTGATCGCGCTGCTCATCGTGTGCGGCTTCGCGCTCGGCTGGGTGATGACGAGCATTCCCGGCTTCACGCCGACGAAGCTCAAATACTATTCGTGGCACAAGTGGATCGGCGTCACGGTGTTCGCGTTCGCGGTCGTGCGCGTGCTCTGGCGCGCGACCCACGTGCCGCCGCCGATGCCGGCCGGCATGCCCGTGTGGCAGCGCGCAGGCGCGCACGCGGTTCACGCGCTCCTCTACGTGCTGATGTTCGCGATTCCCGTGACGGGCTACCTGTACAGCTCGGCCGCGAACATTCCGGTCGTCTATCTCGGGCTCGTGCCGCTGCCGCGCCTGATCGACCCCGATCCCGCGCTGAAGGCGGTGCTGAAGACCGCGCACGTCGCGCTCAACTACGGCCTGCTCGCGCTCGTCGCCGCGCACGTCGCGGCGGCCGTCAAGCACCAATGGCTCGACCGCGACGGCGTGCTGACGCGGATGCTTCCCTTCCTCAAATAA
- a CDS encoding YceI family protein — protein MKVSFYRYMLAAFAAASVAVSGAAFAQVDLAKSKVSAVSKQMNVPTEGVFKKFAAQIKFDPAKAAQGSAQMTIDVASYDLGDQMYNDQVAGKDWFDAKAYPQASFVSTAIAPAGGNKYNVSGKLTIKGKTVPVTVPVTITQNGAAQVFDGVLPIKRSTFNVGTGEWKDTSVVADEVQIKFHIVAAK, from the coding sequence ATGAAAGTCTCGTTCTACCGCTACATGCTCGCGGCGTTCGCCGCCGCTTCGGTCGCCGTGTCGGGCGCCGCATTCGCGCAGGTCGATCTCGCGAAGAGCAAGGTGTCGGCCGTCTCGAAGCAGATGAACGTGCCGACGGAAGGCGTGTTCAAGAAGTTCGCCGCGCAGATCAAGTTCGATCCGGCGAAGGCCGCGCAAGGCAGCGCGCAGATGACGATCGACGTCGCGAGCTATGATCTCGGCGACCAGATGTACAACGACCAGGTCGCGGGCAAGGACTGGTTCGACGCGAAGGCGTATCCGCAGGCGAGCTTCGTGTCGACCGCGATCGCGCCCGCGGGCGGCAACAAGTACAACGTGTCGGGCAAGCTGACGATCAAGGGCAAGACGGTGCCCGTGACCGTGCCCGTGACGATCACGCAGAACGGCGCGGCGCAGGTCTTCGACGGCGTGCTGCCGATCAAGCGCTCGACGTTCAACGTCGGCACGGGCGAATGGAAGGACACGTCCGTTGTCGCCGACGAAGTGCAGATCAAGTTTCACATCGTCGCCGCGAAATAA
- a CDS encoding YceI family protein: MSKQLMIAAGALAAALSFSAHAAPSTYQFDPSHTYPSFEADHFGGLSVWRGKFDQSSGTVTLDRAAKTGTVDVTTKVASISTGSQKLDEHLQTPDFFDAAKYPEATYKGTIKFEGDKPAEVVGNLTLHGVTKPLTLKIDSFKCMPHPMLKKEVCGVDAVGEFSRDDFGLDYGKQYGFKMKTKLLISAEAVKQ, from the coding sequence TTGAGCAAGCAATTGATGATCGCGGCGGGCGCGCTCGCCGCCGCACTGTCGTTCTCGGCGCACGCGGCGCCGTCGACGTACCAGTTCGACCCGAGCCACACGTACCCGAGCTTCGAGGCCGATCACTTCGGCGGCCTGTCGGTGTGGCGCGGCAAGTTCGACCAGTCGAGCGGCACCGTGACGCTCGACCGCGCGGCGAAGACGGGCACCGTCGACGTGACGACGAAGGTCGCGTCGATCTCGACCGGCAGCCAGAAGCTCGACGAGCACCTGCAGACGCCGGACTTCTTCGATGCGGCGAAGTACCCGGAAGCGACCTACAAGGGCACGATCAAGTTCGAAGGCGACAAGCCGGCCGAAGTCGTCGGCAATCTGACGCTGCACGGCGTCACGAAGCCGCTGACGCTGAAGATCGATTCGTTCAAGTGCATGCCGCACCCGATGCTGAAGAAGGAAGTGTGCGGCGTCGACGCGGTCGGCGAGTTCAGCCGCGACGACTTCGGCCTCGACTACGGCAAGCAGTACGGCTTCAAGATGAAGACGAAGCTCCTCATCTCGGCCGAAGCGGTCAAGCAGTAA
- a CDS encoding MFS transporter translates to MDAAPAASSAPAAVPVAPRVWRAVVAASIGNALEWFDLVVYGFFAVTISRLFFPTGNDAVSLLVTLGTFGVSFFMRPLGAVVLGAYADRNGRKAALTLSILLMMAGTLVIAVLPTYETIGIAAPLVLVGARLMQGFSAGGEFGSATAFLAEHVPGRRGFFASWQVASQGLTTLLAAIFGTSLNAWLTPAQMASWGWRVPFFFGLLLGPVAYYIRSKVDETPEFLASERTANPLRDTLAAHKGRLAAAIGAVVLGTVATYLVLFMPTYGVKELKLAPSAAFAAILVVGAIQMVFAPVVGHWSDRHGRVRTMFVPALAILVLIYPAFAWLAAHPTFGALIAVQVAFAFLMTGYFAALPGLLSEIFPVETRTTGMSLAYNVAVTIFGGFGPFIIAWLIRATGARTAPSFYLIFAALVSLAALVVLRRRFGFR, encoded by the coding sequence ATGGATGCTGCGCCCGCGGCTTCGTCCGCTCCCGCCGCCGTTCCCGTTGCGCCGCGCGTGTGGCGGGCCGTCGTCGCCGCGTCGATCGGCAACGCGCTCGAATGGTTCGATCTCGTCGTCTACGGCTTCTTCGCGGTCACGATTTCCCGGCTGTTCTTCCCGACCGGCAACGACGCCGTGTCGTTGCTCGTCACGCTCGGCACGTTCGGCGTGTCGTTCTTCATGCGGCCGCTCGGCGCGGTCGTGCTCGGCGCGTACGCGGACCGCAACGGCCGCAAGGCCGCGCTTACGCTGTCGATCCTGCTGATGATGGCGGGCACGCTCGTGATCGCGGTGCTGCCGACCTACGAGACGATCGGGATCGCGGCGCCGCTCGTGCTCGTCGGCGCGCGGCTGATGCAGGGCTTTTCCGCGGGCGGCGAGTTCGGCAGCGCGACCGCGTTCCTCGCCGAGCACGTGCCGGGGCGGCGCGGGTTCTTCGCGAGCTGGCAGGTCGCGAGCCAGGGGCTCACGACGCTCCTCGCGGCGATCTTCGGCACGTCGCTCAACGCGTGGCTCACGCCCGCGCAGATGGCGTCGTGGGGCTGGCGCGTGCCGTTCTTCTTCGGGCTGCTGCTCGGGCCGGTCGCGTACTACATCCGCTCGAAGGTCGACGAGACGCCCGAATTCCTCGCGTCGGAGCGCACGGCGAACCCGCTGCGCGATACGCTCGCCGCGCACAAGGGGCGGCTCGCCGCCGCGATCGGCGCAGTCGTGCTCGGCACCGTCGCGACCTATCTCGTGCTGTTCATGCCGACCTACGGCGTGAAGGAGCTGAAGCTCGCGCCGTCGGCCGCGTTCGCCGCGATCCTCGTCGTCGGGGCGATCCAGATGGTCTTCGCGCCGGTGGTCGGACACTGGTCCGATCGTCACGGCCGCGTGCGGACGATGTTCGTGCCCGCGCTCGCGATCCTCGTGCTGATCTACCCGGCGTTCGCGTGGCTCGCCGCGCATCCGACGTTCGGCGCGCTGATCGCCGTGCAGGTGGCGTTCGCGTTCCTGATGACCGGCTATTTCGCGGCGCTGCCGGGCCTGCTGTCGGAGATCTTTCCGGTCGAGACGCGCACGACCGGCATGTCGCTCGCATACAACGTCGCGGTGACGATCTTCGGCGGGTTCGGCCCGTTCATCATCGCGTGGCTGATCCGCGCGACGGGCGCGCGCACCGCGCCGAGCTTCTATCTGATCTTTGCCGCGCTCGTGAGCCTCGCGGCGCTCGTCGTGCTGCGGCGGCGCTTCGGGTTCCGGTAG
- the secF gene encoding protein translocase subunit SecF yields MEFFRIRKDIPFMRHALVFNVISLVTFLAAVFFLFHRGLHLSVEFTGGTVIEVQYQQAAQLEPVRATLGTLGYADAQVQNFGTSRNVLIRLPLKQGLTSAQQSDQVMGALKAQSADVTLQRVEFVGPQVGKELATDGLLALACVVIGIVIYLSFRFEWKYAVAGIIANLHDVVIILGFFAFFQWEFSLSVLAAVLAVLGYSVNESVVIFDRIRETFRRERKMTVQEVINHAITSTMSRTIITHTSTEMMVLSMFFFGGPTLHYFALALTVGIMFGIYSSVFVAGSLAMWLGIKREDLIKEKKAAHDPNDPNAGAQV; encoded by the coding sequence ATGGAATTTTTCCGCATCCGTAAAGACATCCCGTTCATGCGGCACGCGTTGGTCTTCAACGTGATCTCGCTCGTGACGTTCCTCGCCGCCGTGTTCTTCCTGTTCCATCGCGGGCTGCATCTGTCCGTCGAGTTCACGGGCGGCACGGTGATCGAGGTCCAGTACCAGCAGGCCGCGCAGCTCGAGCCGGTGCGCGCGACGCTCGGCACGCTCGGCTACGCCGACGCGCAGGTGCAGAACTTCGGCACGTCGCGCAACGTGCTGATCCGCCTGCCGCTCAAGCAGGGCCTGACGTCCGCGCAGCAGAGCGATCAGGTCATGGGCGCGCTGAAGGCGCAAAGCGCCGACGTGACGCTGCAGCGCGTCGAGTTCGTCGGCCCGCAGGTCGGCAAGGAGCTCGCGACCGACGGGCTGCTCGCGCTCGCGTGCGTCGTGATCGGCATCGTGATCTACCTGTCGTTCCGCTTCGAATGGAAGTACGCGGTCGCCGGCATCATCGCGAACCTGCACGACGTCGTGATCATTCTCGGCTTCTTCGCGTTCTTCCAGTGGGAGTTCTCGCTGTCGGTGCTGGCCGCGGTGCTCGCGGTGCTCGGCTATTCGGTCAACGAGTCGGTCGTCATCTTCGACCGGATCCGCGAGACGTTCCGCCGCGAGCGCAAGATGACCGTGCAGGAAGTGATCAACCATGCGATCACGAGCACGATGTCGCGGACGATCATCACGCACACGTCGACCGAAATGATGGTGCTGTCGATGTTCTTCTTCGGCGGCCCGACGCTGCACTACTTCGCGCTCGCGCTGACGGTCGGCATCATGTTCGGCATCTACTCGTCGGTGTTCGTCGCCGGCTCGCTCGCGATGTGGCTCGGCATCAAGCGCGAGGACCTCATCAAGGAGAAGAAGGCCGCGCACGATCCGAACGATCCGAACGCGGGCGCGCAGGTGTAA
- the secD gene encoding protein translocase subunit SecD encodes MNRYPIWKYVVMVVALAIGFLYTLPNFFGEAPAVQVSSGKATVKLGADTLAQVEDALKANQVPADDVTFDNSSANATIRVRLKDTDTQLRVKDMLQKALNADPNDPQYVVALNLQSASPRWLTALHALPMYLGLDLRGGVHFLLQVDMTGALTKKLDSDASDARTLLRDKGIRDGGVNRVDQTVVANFADQDTAEQARKLLASSVSELQWATQPGGGGYQVVGTFTPAVQKAVEEAALKQNLTTLHNRVNELGVSEPILQQQGNDRIVVELPGVQDTAKAKDIIGRTATLEARLADPLNTHPNPNDPVPPGEELFTQGNQAPVLLKKQVIFTGDRIIDASAGFDEHQRPSVNIRLDAAGGRAVRAVSRENIGKPMAMVLFEKGKGEVLTVATIQSELGDRFQITGQPTPQAAADLALLLRAGSLAAPMDIIEERTIGPSLGADNIKMGFHSVVWGFVAIAVFMIAYYMLFGIVSVVGLSVNLLLLIAVLSLMQATLTLPGIAAIALALGMAIDSNVLINERIREELRNGASPQIAIQQGYAHAWATILDSNVTTLIAGLALLAFGSGPVRGFAIVHCIGILTSMFSAVFFSRGLVNLWYGGRKKLQSLAIGQVWRPAAEAGAAPQLGQDARANAPQPGARVAAPKQPAGAPRTGKPVARRRSGPGVPPKQPGSSN; translated from the coding sequence ATGAATCGTTATCCAATCTGGAAATATGTGGTGATGGTCGTGGCGCTCGCCATCGGCTTTCTGTACACATTGCCCAACTTCTTCGGCGAAGCGCCGGCGGTGCAGGTATCGAGCGGCAAGGCCACGGTCAAGCTCGGCGCCGACACGCTCGCGCAGGTCGAGGACGCGCTCAAGGCCAACCAGGTCCCGGCCGACGACGTCACGTTCGACAATTCCAGCGCCAACGCGACGATCCGCGTGCGCCTGAAGGACACCGACACGCAGCTGCGCGTGAAGGACATGCTGCAAAAGGCGCTGAACGCCGATCCGAACGATCCGCAGTATGTCGTCGCGCTGAACCTGCAGAGCGCGTCGCCGCGCTGGCTGACCGCGCTGCACGCGCTGCCGATGTATCTCGGCCTCGACCTGCGCGGCGGCGTCCACTTCCTGCTGCAAGTCGACATGACGGGCGCGCTGACGAAGAAGCTCGACTCCGACGCGTCCGACGCCCGCACGCTGCTGCGCGACAAGGGCATCCGCGACGGCGGCGTGAACCGCGTCGACCAGACGGTCGTCGCGAACTTCGCCGACCAGGACACCGCCGAGCAGGCGCGCAAGCTGCTCGCTTCGTCCGTCTCCGAACTCCAGTGGGCGACGCAGCCGGGCGGCGGCGGCTATCAGGTCGTCGGCACGTTCACGCCGGCCGTCCAGAAGGCCGTCGAGGAAGCGGCGCTCAAGCAGAACCTGACGACGCTGCACAACCGCGTCAACGAACTCGGCGTGTCCGAGCCGATCCTGCAGCAGCAAGGCAACGACCGCATCGTCGTCGAATTGCCGGGCGTGCAGGACACGGCGAAGGCCAAGGACATCATCGGCCGCACGGCGACGCTCGAAGCGCGCTTGGCCGATCCGCTCAACACGCACCCGAACCCGAACGATCCGGTGCCGCCGGGTGAGGAGCTGTTCACGCAAGGCAACCAGGCGCCCGTGCTGCTGAAGAAGCAGGTGATCTTCACCGGCGACCGCATCATCGACGCGTCGGCGGGCTTCGACGAGCATCAGCGTCCGTCGGTGAACATCCGCCTCGACGCGGCGGGCGGCCGCGCGGTGCGCGCGGTGTCGCGCGAGAACATCGGCAAGCCGATGGCGATGGTGCTGTTCGAGAAGGGCAAGGGCGAGGTGCTGACGGTCGCGACGATCCAGTCGGAGCTCGGCGACCGCTTCCAGATCACGGGCCAGCCGACCCCGCAGGCCGCCGCCGACCTCGCGCTGCTGTTGCGCGCGGGCTCGCTCGCCGCGCCGATGGACATCATCGAGGAACGCACGATCGGTCCGAGCCTCGGCGCGGACAACATCAAGATGGGCTTCCACTCGGTCGTCTGGGGCTTCGTCGCGATCGCCGTGTTCATGATCGCGTACTACATGCTGTTCGGCATCGTGTCGGTGGTCGGCCTGTCGGTGAACCTGCTGCTGCTTATCGCGGTGCTGTCGCTGATGCAGGCGACGCTCACGCTGCCCGGCATCGCCGCCATCGCGCTCGCGCTCGGCATGGCGATCGACTCGAACGTGCTGATCAACGAGCGCATCCGCGAGGAGCTGCGCAACGGCGCGTCGCCGCAGATCGCGATCCAGCAGGGCTACGCGCACGCATGGGCGACGATTCTCGACTCGAACGTGACGACGCTGATCGCCGGCCTCGCGCTGCTCGCGTTCGGCTCGGGTCCGGTGCGCGGCTTCGCGATCGTGCACTGCATCGGCATCCTGACGTCGATGTTCTCCGCGGTGTTCTTCTCGCGCGGTCTCGTGAACCTCTGGTACGGCGGGCGCAAGAAGCTGCAGTCGCTCGCGATCGGCCAGGTGTGGCGCCCCGCCGCCGAAGCCGGCGCCGCCCCGCAGCTCGGCCAGGATGCGCGCGCAAACGCGCCGCAGCCGGGCGCGCGCGTCGCCGCGCCGAAACAGCCGGCCGGCGCGCCGCGCACCGGCAAGCCGGTCGCGCGACGCCGCTCGGGGCCGGGCGTGCCGCCCAAGCAGCCGGGCTCGTCCAACTAA
- the yajC gene encoding preprotein translocase subunit YajC has product MSFISNAYAQGAAGGAESSLMSFLPLILMFAVLYFIMIRPQMKRQKEHRSMLAAMAKGDEVVTSGGLVGKVTKVSEAYIGVEIAEGTEITVQKAAVTTILPKGTIKSL; this is encoded by the coding sequence GTGTCGTTCATTTCCAATGCCTATGCGCAAGGCGCAGCGGGCGGTGCCGAATCGAGCCTGATGAGCTTCCTGCCGCTCATCCTGATGTTCGCGGTGCTCTATTTCATCATGATCCGTCCGCAAATGAAGCGGCAAAAGGAGCATCGCAGCATGCTCGCCGCGATGGCGAAGGGCGACGAAGTGGTGACGAGCGGCGGACTCGTCGGCAAGGTGACGAAGGTGTCGGAAGCGTACATCGGCGTCGAGATCGCCGAAGGCACCGAGATCACCGTGCAGAAGGCCGCCGTCACGACCATCCTGCCGAAGGGCACGATCAAATCGCTGTAA